CCTTTTTGCCCTCGAGCTCTATCATGCCCGATTTCAGGTCCTCGTAGGTTACTTTCGCCAGCATCGGCCGCTCACGACGGCCAACGCCATAATCAATCACCTCAGTGGCAAGATCAGCATCGCGTACCGCAGTCTGCTCTGCGATCCTCTCGTTCACTACCGGAATTGGCACGCCAACGCCGACGTAAAGGGTAGCGCCATAACCCTCGAAAGTCGCGCCCTTCAATAAATCCGGCTGCATATCCTTCAAATTGCCGGTGACCATGAGCGTGCCAAAACGATTGGTCGGGTTGTGCTGCGTTCCCATGCCCATAACGTACCCCTGAGCCCCGCAGAGGAGAATCCGGGTTCCGATACCGATAGTCTCATACGTCGGATCGTTGGCTAGAGGAGAGAGCGCACCTGCACCCGCATAATTGACGTTCCGATAATCAGGCAGTAATGTGCCCATATACGTGTATAACGTCCGATTGGTGGAGTTGGTCGCAGCGACGTACCGCTGAGAGGCATTTCGTGGGTTTGTCATAACCGCCTGATTCACGTCGTCGAGCGTAATAGTCGTCTCCAGTTCTTTCCGTGGATAGCAGTCCGTGCCATAGCTCATGGCTCTTATCTCGACCGATTTCCGGGCCACTAAGTCCTCGATGACATGCCCGCCGCCATACTCGATGCCACGATCCTCAGAGACTTGTGTCGCGCCCAGATATGCATCCACCGCGGCAACTCCGGTATATGCCTCCACCTCATTGAGCCAGACACGCTGCATCTTGATTGGCGGATCAGCATGGCCGAAGTTGAGGAATACGCCGGAGGAGCACATCGGGCCGAACGTGCCAGTGGTAACCACATCCACTTCTTTTATCGTTTTCTGGGTGCCCCATTCGTTCACGAGTTCACCCATCTTATCCGCAGTCACCACCCGGACGCTCCCGTCAGAAATCCGTGCGTTGATCTCCGTTAAGCTCTTCTCTGCCATCTTCTTCGCCATGCGTAGAATCTATGACTGCAAACCATTATAAACCTTACGGATTCCGCAGCGTTCCCTCGTGTGCCTATTCCGCCCTGTTCCATACGTTCGTGCGAGCTGTAATGCTGCAGTGGACTCGTGAAAATCGCGCAGCTTTTTATCCTGCACACCTAAACAGTATCAGGGCACCACTTCACACGGACCAAAGGAGCACCTGAGTACGGACTTGAGCCGGGAACTGAGCCACGATGGACTCTACTGAACTGAACTTCAAAGCGATCGAGGAGAAATGGCAGCGGAACTGGGCTGAGAGCAAGCTCTTCGAGCCCGAAACCGGTCAGCGAGAGAAATTCTATCTGACCGTCCCGTATCCGTACACCTCGGGTCCACTCCACATCGGGCACGGGCGAACGTACACGATCGGAGATATCATTGCGCGATTTAAGCGATTACAGGGTTACAATGTCCTTTTTCCCATGGCGTTTCACGTTACGGGCACGCCGATCCTGGCCATCGCCGACAGTATTGCACGCGGCGATGAGTCGGTCATCGCACGGTACCGGGACTACATCTCGATTTATGAAGATCCTGCTCGGGTTGACGAGATCCTGGCGACCTTTGACGACCCTGAGAATGTTGCGGCCTTTTTCGCCGCACGGATATCTGAGGACTTCAAACAGATGGGCTACTCCATCGATTGGCGCCGGCGGTTCAATACGATGGAGCCGATGTACAACAAGTTCATCGAATGGCAGTTCAAGAAGCTTTATGATGCGGGCGTTATCAAGAAGGGAAAATATCCGATCACGTACTCGTGTACCGAGGGCTGCGCGGTCGGCGAGGACGATATCGGCGAAGGAGACACCGATAAGGTCTCGATCATCGAGTATACCGTGATCAAATTCAAACTCTGTGACGAGGATGCGTACCTGCTCGCGGCCACGCTTCGGCCCGAGACGATCTTCGGGGTCACGAATATCTGGATAAAACCGGAGGCCACGTATGTGCGCGTTCGGGTGAACGACGAAGTTTGGATCGTCTCCCGCGAGGCTGCGGAGAAGTTGCGGTATCAGCGGGACGGGATCGCGGTTTTAGACGAATTAAAGGGTGAAGATCTGCTCTGGAAAGCTGCGATGGAACTCGTTGATGAGCGTGAAATCCCCATCTATCCCGCGAGTCTCGTCGATGAGGATGT
This Methanomicrobia archaeon DNA region includes the following protein-coding sequences:
- a CDS encoding CBS domain-containing protein, whose translation is MAEKSLTEINARISDGSVRVVTADKMGELVNEWGTQKTIKEVDVVTTGTFGPMCSSGVFLNFGHADPPIKMQRVWLNEVEAYTGVAAVDAYLGATQVSEDRGIEYGGGHVIEDLVARKSVEIRAMSYGTDCYPRKELETTITLDDVNQAVMTNPRNASQRYVAATNSTNRTLYTYMGTLLPDYRNVNYAGAGALSPLANDPTYETIGIGTRILLCGAQGYVMGMGTQHNPTNRFGTLMVTGNLKDMQPDLLKGATFEGYGATLYVGVGVPIPVVNERIAEQTAVRDADLATEVIDYGVGRRERPMLAKVTYEDLKSGMIELEGKKVPTSPLSSFSMAQRVAEELQALIQKGKFILTLPVEHLPRDTVVKPMKQPELPLVKDVIIRDVPTIRETASIEEAAQLIMETQTTHIPVLSTDKKLVGMVTAWDIAAAVAKRHAELAEIMTKKVIIADLDEPLELVIRKMERGNISALPVIDKRRRVIGMVTSDEISRMIRKKKWKWKLGL